Proteins from a single region of Hordeum vulgare subsp. vulgare chromosome 6H, MorexV3_pseudomolecules_assembly, whole genome shotgun sequence:
- the LOC123405002 gene encoding MDIS1-interacting receptor like kinase 2-like, which produces MENNLLLNIISLTLLLPLCMCMPLPSLLEEEAAALLAWKATLQSRPTLLQSWGNNTWPCSWHGIICTKHRARHQEVITGISLQGLQLRGELEALNFTPLATLTTIQLSHNQISGSFPSDLPSSLPNLQHLMLQENELSGEIPSQIKQLEGLVGLNLSANHLSGPIPRELGYLNKLATLDFSHNNLTGPIPTNLGNLTKLTILYLDGNKFLGHIPRELGYLDNLEELYLSNNNLTGSIPNTIGNLTKLTSLYLDGNQFLGHIPRELGYLVNLQELALMQNNLIGSIPYTFGSLIKLTSLELGGNQLSGRIPRELGYLVNLKELVLSRNKLMGSIPNIFENLTKLTILCLHDNKFSGHVPPEIGTLMDLEELNLQTNNLSGPLPPELCVGGRLKNLSTFDNNLSGHLPSNLIHCRSLVRVRLERNQIEGDISELGAHPNLVYIDMSSNKLFGQLSYHWGGCRELTKLAISNNNIMGRIPTSIGKLSQLKVLDLSSNKLEGKIPCEVGNLNNLFQLNLQDNLLQGSIPQEIGALSSLELLDLSSNNLSGLVQGSIEKCLKLHSLNLSHNNFKGNIPAILGVLHNLQDMLDLSYNSFVGAIPTQFSDLNMLETLNLSHNELSGSIPSSFRSMESLVSIDVSYNELEGPIPDSRLFQQAPLYWFMHNKLLCGVVKGLTPCSSATQSRGQRKAYKTIILAVLPILLSVVLIGVILVFRQKNLKSQAINTNKVTQENMFSVWSYDGGDVFKKIIEATEDFSEMYCIGTGGYGSVYIAKLSTCEIFAVKKIHTMEDGSSMSESAFNREIEALVQIRHRNIVKLFGYCSSRQGRFLIYEYMGRGNLAETLRACERATELDWKRRINIVLDIVHALTYMHHDCSSPIVHRDITSNNILLDPECRACISDFGTAKILNVDGLNLTRLAGTKGYLAPELAYTENVTEKCDLYSFGVLVLEIFMGFHPGDLLSSLSLTTKRNVCMKDLLETRIMLPDAETAREIYNMLSVAVKCLEPNPSRRPTARRATDELSAVIKTCKDDVDYLHADLTIPAQ; this is translated from the exons ATGGAGAACAACCTTCTCCTCAACATCATCTCACTCACCCTGCTACTACCACTGTGCATGTGCATGCCGCTGCCATCCCTCCTGGAAGAAGAAGCAGCGGCTCTCCTCGCCTGGAAAGCCACACTACAAAGCCGCCCAACCCTACTCCAATCCTGGGGAAACAATACGTGGCCGTGCAGCTGGCATGGCATCATCTGCACCAAGCACCGAGCAAGGCACCAAGAGGTGATCACCGGGATCTCCCTACAGGGGTTGCAGCTGAGAGGGGAGCTGGAGGCcctcaacttcacgccgttggccACCCTGACGACTATCCAGCTCTCCCACAATCAGATAAGCGGCTCCTTTCCATCTGATTTACCTTCATCCTTGCCAAACCTGCAACATCTAATGCTACAGGAGAATGAGCTTTCCGGTGAaataccaagccaaattaaacAACTAGAGGGCCTTGTGGGGCTCAACTTGTCAGCCAATCACTTGTCTGGTCCGATCCCTAGAGAACTAGGCTACCTAAACAAGCTTGCCACCTTAGATTTTTCCCACAACAACCTCACCGGCCCAATTCCTACAAATCTAGGGAATTTGACCAAGCTCACTATCTTGTACCTTGATGGTAATAAGTTCTTAGGACATATTCCTCGAGAACTAGGTTACCTGGACAATTTGGAAGAGTTGTATCTTAGCAACAACAATCTGACGGGTTCCATCCCCAATACCATTGGAAATTTGACCAAGCTCACTAGCTTGTACCTTGATGGCAACCAATTCTTAGGACATATTCCTCGAGAACTAGGTTACCTGGTCAATTTGCAAGAGTTGGCTCTTATGCAAAACAACCTCATCGGTTCCATCCCATATACCTTCGGGAGTTTGATTAAACTGACTAGCCTGGAACTTGGGGGTAACCAACTTTCCGGGCGTATTCCTCGAGAACTAGGTTACTTGGTGAATCTAAAAGAGTTGGTGCTTAGCAGAAACAAACTCATGGGTTCTATCCCCAATATCTTTGAAAATTTGACAAAGCTCACTATCTTATGCCTCCATGATAATAAATTTTCCGGACATGTTCCTCCAGAAATTGGTACCTTAATGGATCTCGAGGAGCTGAATTTGCAAACTAACAATCTATCTGGTCCCTTGCCACCCGAGTTGTGTGTTGGTGGCCGCCTCAAGAATTTATCTACATTTGATAACAACTTGAGTGGACATCTGCCGTCTAATTTGATACATTGTAGAAGCCTAGTCAGAGTTCGTCTTGAAAGGAATCAAATAGAAGGAGATATCTCCGAGTTGGGCGCTCATCCAAATCTAGTGTATATAGATATGAGCTCAAATAAGTTGTTTGGTCAATTATCTTATCACTGGGGGGGATGTCGTGAACTTACCAAGCTAGCTATCTCAAACAACAACATCATGGGTAGaatacccacaagtatagggaaactGTCTCAGCTAAAGGTACTTGATCTTTCATCAAACAAGCTTGAAGGGAAAATTCCATGTGAAGTGGGCAATCTAAATAATTTGTTCCAGTTGAACCTCCAAGATAATTTACTCCAGGGAAGCATACCGCAAGAAATTGGTGCATTGTCTAGTCTGGAGTTGCTAGATTTGTCATCGAATAACCTAAGTGGTTTGGTACAAGGATCAATTGAGAAATGCTTAAAGCTCCACTCGTTGAATTTGAGTCACAATAACTTCAAAGGAAATATCCCTGCCATACTAGGGGTGTTGCACAACTTACAAGACATGTTGGATTTAAGTTATAATTCATTTGTTGGGGCAATACCAACCCAGTTTAGTGATCTGAACATGCTGGAAACTTTGAACCTTTCACACAATGAATTGAGTGGCTCCATCCCGTCTTCATTTCGGAGTATGGAAAGCTTGGTATCCATTGATGTATCTTACAATGAATTGGAAGGACCTATCCCGGATAGTAGGCTATTCCAACAAGCTCCTCTCTACTGGTTCATGCATAATAAGTTGTTATGTGGTGTAGTGAAAGGATTGACTCCTTGCAGTAGTGCAACTCAGAGCAGAGGACAAAGGAAAGCATACAAAACAATTATACTAGCCGTGCTTCCTATTTTGTTATCTGTTGTTCTCATCGGCGTGATATTGGTGTTCCGGCAGAAAAATCTGAAATCCCAGGCAATTAACACCAATAAAGTAACACAAGAAAATATGTTCTCAGTTTGGAGCTATGATGGAGGAGACGTTTTCAAGAAAATCATTGAAGCAACAGAGGATTTCAGTGAAATGTATTGCATAGGAACCGGTGGATATGGATCTGTCTACATAGCCAAGCTTTCAACATGTGAAATATTTGCAGTGAAGAAGATACACACCATGGAAGATGGGAGTTCCATGAGTGAATCGGCATTCAACCGTGAAATCGAGGCATTGGTGCAGATTCGGCATCGAAACATCGTAAAATTATTCGGGTATTGTTCCTCTAGACAAGGCAGGTTCCTTATCTATGAATACATGGGGAGAGGAAACTTGGCGGAAACATTAAGAGCATGTGAAAGGGCAACTGAACTTGATTGGAAAAGGCGGATAAATATTGTGTTGGACATAGTTCATGCTTTGAcatacatgcatcatgattgttcatCACCAATAGTGCACCGAGATATAACAAGCAACAACATTTTGCTTGATCCTGAATGCAGAGCTTGCATCTCTGATTTTGGTACAGCCAAAATTCTCAATGTTGATGGCCTGAATCTGACAAGGCTTGCTGGGACAAAAGGATATCTCGCCCCAG AGCTAGCATATACAGAGAATGTGACGGAGAAATGTGATCTATACAGCTTCGGAGTGCTCGTTTTGGAAATATTTATGGGATTCCACCCAGGAGATTTGCTCTCATCACTCTCATTGACGACCAAAAGAAATGTGTGCATGAAGGATCTGTTGGAGACTAGGATCATGCTCCCGGATGCAGAAACTGCTAGAGAAATATACAACATGCTCAGTGTTGCAGTCAAGTGCTTGGAGCCTAACCCATCACGCAGACCAACGGCACGACGTGCAACCGATGAGCTATCTGCTGTGATTAAAACATGTAAAGATGATGTTGATTATCTGCATGCTGATCTCACCATTCCTGCACAGTAG